The Thalassotalea sp. 273M-4 genome includes a region encoding these proteins:
- a CDS encoding lysophospholipid acyltransferase family protein, whose product MTQKLPIPPPNVPRTNNQFAAWFGRLLINTSGWSLSGNLPDKKKFIVAVAPHTSNWDFLVGVRIKFALNLNLHFLGKDSLFKGLLGSWLRYLGGIPIDRSAPNGVVGQIVDRFNKEDELVIVIAPEGTRSKVSKWKTGFLQIAKQAKVPVVMVKFDYAKKDVHFYPERYIEGEIEQELASVQSLFSPDCAKIPQNF is encoded by the coding sequence ATGACCCAAAAGTTACCTATACCGCCACCCAATGTCCCACGAACAAATAATCAGTTTGCCGCTTGGTTTGGCCGGTTATTAATCAACACCTCTGGTTGGTCGTTAAGTGGCAACTTACCCGATAAAAAAAAGTTTATTGTAGCGGTCGCGCCACATACATCGAACTGGGATTTTTTGGTCGGTGTTCGAATTAAATTTGCGCTTAATCTAAACCTTCATTTTTTAGGCAAAGATTCACTCTTTAAAGGCTTGTTAGGGTCTTGGCTTAGGTACTTGGGGGGGATCCCCATTGATCGTTCTGCGCCTAACGGGGTGGTTGGGCAAATTGTCGACCGATTTAATAAAGAAGATGAGTTGGTTATTGTAATAGCACCAGAGGGTACTCGTTCAAAAGTAAGCAAGTGGAAGACTGGTTTTTTACAGATTGCCAAACAGGCTAAAGTGCCGGTGGTGATGGTAAAATTTGATTATGCCAAAAAAGATGTGCATTTTTATCCTGAGCGCTACATCGAAGGTGAAATAGAGCAAGAATTAGCCAGTGTGCAAAGCTTGTTCAGTCCTGATTGTGCAAAAATACCGCAGAATTTTTAA
- the speA gene encoding biosynthetic arginine decarboxylase, with amino-acid sequence MKDSVNVESIRAGYNVKHWGQGFYGVNDNGEVFVSPNNSEHQVPLSQIVAQLEEKNLGLPALVRFPQIIHQRVHNICNAFNQAIEDYQYPNHYLLVYPIKVNQQREVVDEILNSQVELEQKQLGLEAGSKPELLAVMALAQKASSVIVCNGYKDREYVRLALIGEKMGHKVFIVLEKLSELDLVLSEAKDLNVTPRLGIRIRLASQGAGKWQASGGEKSKFGLSAHQVLTVLDRLKQEDKLDILQLVHFHLGSQMANIRDVRTGVSEAARFYCELRDHGAKLKYLDVGGGLAVDYDGTRSQSSNSMNYGLNEYARNIVSTVSDICELYSQPKPVIISESGRSLTAHHAVLIGNVIGTESYTPEDILAPEEAAPILLKNMWENFQELLHGKDDRALIEIYNDTQNDIAEVHNQFSAGMVNLQHRAWAEQVSLRINYELNQKMSSKNRYHRPIIDELSERLADKFFVNFSLFQSLPDAWGIDQVFPIMPLTDLDKGTDLRAVILDITCDSDGTVDQYVDGQGIETTLPVPPWDPNKPYLIGFFLVGAYQEILGDMHNLFGDTHSVVVNLSDEGKVNLDFINEGDTVEEMMQYVHIDTDKIRQYYRALVEAKIPQQEQQGILQELEHGLMGYTYLEDF; translated from the coding sequence TTGAAAGATTCTGTCAATGTGGAAAGTATCCGTGCTGGCTATAATGTCAAACATTGGGGTCAAGGCTTTTATGGCGTAAATGACAATGGTGAAGTATTCGTTTCACCAAATAATTCTGAGCATCAAGTTCCTTTAAGTCAGATCGTGGCTCAATTAGAAGAAAAGAATCTTGGCTTACCGGCCTTGGTTCGATTTCCACAAATCATTCATCAGCGTGTGCACAACATCTGTAATGCATTTAACCAAGCCATTGAAGATTACCAATACCCCAATCACTATTTGTTGGTTTACCCAATTAAAGTGAACCAACAAAGAGAAGTGGTTGATGAAATATTAAACAGCCAAGTCGAACTTGAACAAAAACAACTGGGCTTAGAAGCAGGCAGTAAACCAGAGCTTCTGGCGGTTATGGCATTAGCCCAAAAAGCCAGTTCGGTTATTGTTTGTAATGGTTATAAAGACAGAGAATATGTTCGACTTGCCTTAATTGGTGAAAAAATGGGGCATAAAGTATTTATCGTTCTAGAAAAACTCTCTGAACTTGATTTAGTACTTTCAGAAGCCAAAGATTTAAACGTAACACCAAGGCTTGGTATTCGCATTCGCTTGGCCTCACAAGGTGCCGGTAAGTGGCAAGCCAGTGGCGGAGAAAAGTCTAAATTTGGTTTGTCCGCTCATCAGGTTTTAACGGTATTAGATCGACTAAAACAAGAAGATAAGTTAGATATTCTGCAACTTGTTCACTTTCACCTTGGTTCTCAAATGGCCAATATTCGCGATGTTCGAACTGGCGTTAGTGAAGCCGCGAGATTTTACTGTGAGCTAAGAGATCACGGAGCGAAATTAAAATATTTGGATGTGGGTGGCGGTTTGGCTGTCGACTATGATGGCACTCGCAGCCAATCATCAAACTCTATGAACTATGGGCTAAACGAGTACGCTCGCAATATCGTCTCAACGGTTAGTGATATCTGTGAGTTATATTCCCAACCAAAACCTGTCATTATATCGGAGTCTGGCCGCTCATTAACGGCCCACCATGCAGTGTTAATTGGCAACGTGATTGGCACCGAAAGTTACACTCCCGAAGATATTCTTGCACCCGAAGAAGCCGCCCCTATTTTATTAAAAAATATGTGGGAAAACTTTCAAGAGCTACTACACGGCAAAGATGATAGAGCGCTCATTGAAATTTATAATGATACCCAAAATGACATTGCTGAAGTTCATAATCAGTTTTCAGCGGGTATGGTAAATTTGCAACATCGAGCATGGGCCGAACAAGTATCATTGCGTATAAATTACGAACTCAACCAAAAGATGAGTAGTAAGAATCGCTATCATCGCCCTATTATTGACGAGCTTAGTGAGCGTTTAGCGGATAAGTTTTTTGTTAACTTTTCGCTATTTCAATCGTTACCGGATGCTTGGGGGATTGACCAAGTTTTTCCTATTATGCCATTAACCGACTTAGATAAAGGTACCGATCTGCGCGCAGTGATTCTGGATATTACCTGTGATTCAGATGGTACGGTTGACCAGTACGTAGACGGCCAAGGTATTGAAACAACCCTACCTGTTCCTCCTTGGGATCCGAATAAACCATATCTTATCGGTTTTTTCCTCGTTGGCGCTTACCAAGAAATCTTGGGGGATATGCATAATTTATTTGGCGATACTCACTCCGTCGTGGTCAACTTATCAGATGAAGGCAAAGTTAACCTCGACTTTATCAACGAAGGCGATACGGTTGAAGAAATGATGCAATACGTACACATTGATACCGACAAAATTCGTCAATACTACCGCGCCTTGGTAGAAGCCAAAATACCACAGCAAGAACAACAGGGAATACTACAAGAGCTAGAGCATGGACTGATGGGGTATACTTATTTGGAGGATTTCTAA
- a CDS encoding 4a-hydroxytetrahydrobiopterin dehydratase: protein MTTDLLQQKCEACRADAPQVSEQELAQLIKDIPDWVAHARDGVMMLEREFEFKNFKLALAFTNKVGALAEAEFHHPSITTEWGKVTVTWWTHAIGGLHKNDFICAAKTDALLDSSD from the coding sequence ATGACTACAGATTTACTGCAACAAAAATGCGAAGCTTGTCGTGCTGATGCGCCACAAGTTTCAGAACAAGAATTAGCCCAATTGATCAAAGACATTCCTGACTGGGTGGCTCATGCCCGTGATGGTGTGATGATGCTCGAAAGAGAGTTTGAGTTTAAAAACTTTAAGCTTGCCTTAGCATTTACCAATAAGGTTGGGGCTTTAGCTGAAGCCGAGTTTCATCACCCAAGTATTACTACAGAATGGGGTAAGGTTACCGTTACATGGTGGACCCATGCAATTGGTGGTTTACACAAAAATGATTTTATTTGTGCAGCTAAAACAGACGCGCTTCTTGATTCAAGTGATTGA
- a CDS encoding CreA family protein — protein MRKQLMALILLIAVIGCSDNEVGDVSLGLFTLKDIKILSLQDDVVTGVTCHIASIEANLSFSDPSDSSIACRQTGSITAEMIAKIDKSASGEVVFKQSKSIFFKSMKVRRIYDPKNQTLLYLSYTTKETEGSFKHSLSTVPLWGTQAYVTLPVQVR, from the coding sequence ATGCGAAAACAACTGATGGCTTTAATACTGCTTATTGCAGTTATAGGGTGTTCTGATAACGAAGTAGGGGATGTATCTTTAGGTCTTTTTACTTTAAAAGATATCAAGATTTTATCCTTACAAGATGATGTCGTTACCGGAGTGACATGTCATATTGCGTCTATTGAAGCTAATTTGAGTTTTTCTGACCCCAGTGATAGTTCTATTGCGTGCCGTCAAACGGGCAGTATAACCGCTGAAATGATCGCTAAAATAGATAAAAGTGCCTCTGGTGAAGTGGTGTTTAAGCAGTCCAAGAGTATCTTTTTTAAAAGTATGAAGGTAAGAAGAATTTACGATCCAAAGAATCAGACTTTGCTGTATTTGTCATACACCACAAAAGAAACGGAAGGTAGCTTTAAACACAGCTTATCGACCGTACCGCTTTGGGGAACACAAGCTTATGTCACCCTACCGGTACAAGTGCGATAA
- the maiA gene encoding maleylacetoacetate isomerase: MIKLYGYWRSSAAYRVRLALNLKGLEYQSQSVHLVKNGGEQHLEDYKELNPNQLVPTLQDGDFILNQSLTIIEYLEQKYPNNALFPIDIEAKFLAKALANDIACDIHPLNNLRVLNYLSTELGVNNEQKKQWYQHWVKTGFDSLENRLAQTSKRFSVGDDITIVDVCLIPQVYNALRFDVDMSSYPTITKVYNNCNQLTAFIDAAPENQPDAVL; encoded by the coding sequence ATGATCAAATTATATGGCTATTGGCGCTCGTCTGCGGCTTATCGAGTACGATTGGCGTTGAATTTAAAAGGCCTAGAGTATCAATCTCAGTCGGTACACTTAGTTAAAAATGGTGGCGAACAGCATTTAGAAGATTATAAAGAGCTCAACCCCAATCAATTGGTGCCAACCCTTCAAGATGGTGATTTTATCCTAAATCAGTCATTAACCATTATTGAATATCTAGAGCAAAAATACCCTAATAACGCTTTGTTTCCTATCGATATAGAAGCAAAGTTCTTAGCTAAAGCCCTGGCCAATGATATTGCATGTGATATACACCCGTTAAATAATTTAAGGGTGTTAAACTACTTAAGCACAGAACTTGGGGTTAATAACGAGCAAAAAAAACAATGGTATCAGCATTGGGTTAAAACCGGCTTTGATAGTCTTGAAAACCGATTGGCTCAGACCAGCAAACGTTTTAGTGTTGGTGATGACATTACAATTGTCGATGTGTGCTTAATCCCGCAAGTATACAATGCCTTGCGATTCGATGTAGATATGTCATCATATCCAACCATAACCAAGGTCTACAATAATTGTAATCAATTAACCGCGTTTATTGATGCAGCTCCTGAAAATCAGCCTGATGCGGTGTTGTAA
- the speB gene encoding agmatinase has translation MDDLFSKTDYSLYSNAMTYMRRPLVADPTQHDADVVVLGIPFDMATSGRAGARHGPDAIRRASVNLAWETHKFPWNFDLFEHTKVIDAGDLVFDTGDAKDLTVRLEAAADAILSSKKTLLSFGGDHYVTLPLLRAHAKHFGEMALIHFDAHTDTYKHGSCYDHGAMFFHAPNEGLISPKHSVQIGIRTDYSKHDHQFHVIDAMHANDMSVSELIRKIKKIVAKKPVYITFDIDCLDPAFAPGTGTPVCGGMNSDKILKLIRAMHGINIVGMDVVEVSPAYDQSEITALAGATIGLEMLHVWTANKINASE, from the coding sequence ATGGACGATCTGTTTAGTAAAACCGACTACTCTTTATACTCCAATGCGATGACCTATATGCGTCGCCCTTTGGTTGCCGACCCGACTCAACACGATGCCGATGTTGTTGTCCTTGGCATCCCTTTTGACATGGCGACATCAGGACGCGCAGGGGCCAGACATGGCCCCGATGCCATTCGCCGAGCTTCGGTAAATTTAGCCTGGGAAACTCACAAGTTTCCCTGGAATTTCGATCTATTTGAACATACCAAGGTGATTGATGCCGGCGATTTAGTCTTTGATACCGGCGATGCCAAAGACTTAACCGTACGTCTTGAAGCCGCCGCTGACGCTATCTTATCGAGTAAGAAGACCTTACTTTCATTCGGTGGGGATCACTACGTGACCTTGCCATTATTGCGAGCTCATGCAAAGCATTTTGGTGAAATGGCGCTTATTCATTTTGACGCCCACACCGATACCTATAAACACGGCAGCTGTTATGACCATGGCGCGATGTTCTTTCATGCCCCTAACGAAGGCTTAATTTCGCCAAAACATTCGGTGCAAATAGGTATTCGCACCGACTATTCTAAGCATGACCATCAGTTTCATGTGATCGATGCGATGCACGCAAATGATATGTCGGTGAGTGAGTTAATTCGCAAGATAAAAAAAATCGTGGCAAAAAAACCGGTTTATATCACCTTTGATATTGACTGCCTCGACCCAGCCTTTGCTCCAGGGACTGGCACCCCTGTGTGCGGAGGGATGAACTCGGACAAAATCCTCAAACTAATTCGAGCCATGCATGGCATTAATATCGTAGGCATGGATGTTGTTGAAGTGTCGCCAGCTTATGATCAAAGTGAAATCACCGCACTTGCCGGAGCCACAATTGGTCTTGAGATGCTGCATGTTTGGACGGCCAACAAAATAAATGCCAGTGAGTAA
- a CDS encoding YcjX family protein has translation MAVFSSKSLVKFKDKIESSAKELFHRSLDQHVKLAVTGLSQSGKTAFITSLVNQLINEGRGRPLPFFDVVQQGRFIAAKRVPQNNLHIPRFSYDLAIENLSLQPPQWPEATRSISELRLAIRYYPQDSLLKYATEMATLYLDITDYPGEWLLDLPMLEQNFEQWSEQMTELLNTPPRNALAQPFLDKVALIDPFAVACENQLAELADEYTQLLHQFRHELGLSVIQPGRFILPGEHEGAPILQFIPFPYFSTINKDVYQQAGQDTFIGMLKARYKQYCERIVRQFYKQHFVHFDRQIVLADCLTPLNHGTHAFKDLQKGLNLIMKSFAYGKSNVFTRLFSPKIDKLLFAATKADHVTAEQHPALTGLLEQLLMQAKQNLSFDAIKMKSLTLASVRSTMEGETQYQGHKINVLKGRRLDNQQVITVFPGKVPSQLPEPSYFEQQPYNFIAFSPLEPLAEHQALDQINMDKVLQYLLGDKLK, from the coding sequence ATGGCTGTATTTTCATCTAAGTCGCTGGTTAAATTTAAAGACAAAATTGAAAGCTCTGCTAAAGAGCTCTTTCATCGCAGTCTTGATCAACATGTTAAATTAGCGGTGACGGGGTTAAGTCAAAGTGGTAAAACGGCTTTTATTACCTCGCTCGTTAATCAACTGATTAATGAAGGGCGAGGGCGACCGTTACCGTTTTTCGATGTAGTGCAACAAGGGCGTTTTATTGCCGCCAAAAGAGTGCCGCAAAATAATCTACATATTCCACGCTTTAGTTATGACTTGGCGATAGAAAATTTATCATTGCAACCACCCCAATGGCCTGAAGCAACCCGTTCGATTAGTGAATTAAGACTGGCGATTCGATATTACCCGCAAGATTCATTATTAAAATATGCCACGGAAATGGCGACCCTTTACCTTGATATCACAGACTATCCAGGGGAGTGGCTATTAGACTTACCAATGCTAGAACAAAACTTTGAGCAATGGTCAGAGCAAATGACAGAACTGCTTAATACCCCACCTCGAAACGCCTTGGCGCAACCATTTTTAGATAAAGTTGCTTTAATAGACCCATTTGCGGTGGCGTGCGAAAACCAATTGGCTGAGTTGGCCGATGAATATACCCAATTGTTGCATCAATTTAGACACGAATTGGGTCTTTCTGTTATTCAACCCGGTCGCTTTATTTTGCCGGGGGAACATGAAGGCGCACCCATTTTGCAATTCATTCCATTTCCGTATTTCTCCACCATTAATAAAGATGTGTATCAACAAGCAGGTCAAGACACCTTTATTGGGATGCTTAAAGCGCGCTATAAACAATATTGCGAACGCATTGTAAGGCAGTTTTATAAACAACATTTTGTTCATTTTGATCGGCAAATCGTGCTGGCCGATTGCCTAACCCCTCTTAATCATGGGACACATGCATTTAAGGATCTGCAAAAAGGCCTCAACTTAATCATGAAAAGTTTTGCATACGGTAAATCCAATGTGTTTACTCGGTTGTTTTCGCCCAAAATTGATAAATTGCTATTTGCAGCAACGAAAGCCGATCATGTTACCGCAGAACAACATCCCGCATTAACCGGATTACTTGAACAATTGCTGATGCAAGCAAAGCAAAATTTGAGTTTTGATGCGATTAAGATGAAGTCACTAACGCTGGCGTCGGTGCGAAGTACGATGGAAGGTGAAACCCAATATCAAGGGCACAAGATAAATGTCTTAAAAGGCCGGCGATTAGATAATCAACAAGTGATCACGGTTTTTCCTGGCAAAGTCCCAAGTCAATTACCCGAACCGTCCTACTTTGAGCAACAACCCTATAACTTTATTGCATTTTCTCCTTTAGAACCGTTAGCTGAACATCAGGCTTTAGATCAAATAAATATGGATAAAGTCTTGCAGTATTTACTTGGAGACAAATTAAAATGA
- a CDS encoding sigma 54-interacting transcriptional regulator, whose product MRLEITCKDRVGIANEVFAILVEQDINIKGIDATPESGQIFVHIPDLEFAHLQQFMPKLRMVDGVIDVKTTMFMPSERHRNVLDTIVRTLPDPMFSIDTRANVYGASDIALQRIGAQEADVIGQPISHFIKGFHFHRYMEGDDILAQTRKIKFQEEDYVADILPITVDSDKDEDEKVYTGALIILKSEARLGQQVHAFRHPKDNDFAGIVQHSPLMRKVVREARKISLLNSAILIHGEVGTGKELLARSCHNASERAEMPFMTINCASLPDATVDEELYGKILTTKEYKKGVLELAEGGTLFLDEVSYMTPLLQSRLLRSLEDGFFRREGEEKPRKFNIRFISASSQDLNELVNEDKFRQDLLHLINTFELKIPALRERMKDIVPLAEHFVYKAVELNHRENVIIEQACLEFIETYPWPGNVRQLENVMLRAVSLLEGEVLTIESLNLPVYSPEQGYLEGQFVGTLEQAVKGFEADLLRKLYPAFPSTRQLAKKLGLSHTAIANKLREYNINKKTVKI is encoded by the coding sequence GTGCGTCTAGAAATCACTTGCAAAGACCGAGTTGGCATTGCCAATGAGGTTTTTGCCATATTAGTTGAACAAGATATAAATATCAAAGGCATTGATGCGACGCCTGAATCAGGGCAAATATTCGTTCATATTCCCGATCTGGAATTTGCCCATTTACAGCAATTTATGCCTAAATTACGCATGGTAGATGGTGTTATCGATGTTAAAACTACCATGTTTATGCCTTCTGAACGACATCGTAATGTTCTTGATACCATTGTTCGCACTCTGCCCGATCCGATGTTCTCCATTGACACCCGAGCCAACGTATATGGCGCCAGTGATATTGCCCTTCAAAGAATCGGTGCTCAAGAAGCGGATGTTATTGGTCAACCGATAAGTCATTTTATTAAAGGTTTTCATTTTCATCGTTATATGGAAGGTGATGATATTTTGGCGCAAACTCGAAAAATTAAATTTCAAGAAGAAGATTATGTTGCCGATATTTTACCTATTACTGTCGACAGTGATAAAGATGAAGATGAAAAAGTCTATACCGGTGCTTTGATTATTCTTAAATCGGAAGCCCGTCTTGGCCAGCAGGTACACGCTTTTCGACACCCTAAAGACAATGACTTTGCCGGCATTGTGCAACATTCTCCATTAATGCGAAAAGTGGTCAGAGAAGCGCGAAAAATCTCGTTGTTAAACTCTGCCATATTAATTCATGGCGAAGTTGGAACGGGTAAAGAATTATTAGCTCGCTCTTGTCATAATGCCAGTGAGCGCGCCGAAATGCCTTTTATGACCATCAACTGTGCCTCTTTACCTGATGCCACGGTCGATGAAGAGCTTTATGGCAAAATCCTTACAACCAAAGAGTATAAAAAAGGCGTTTTGGAATTAGCCGAAGGCGGCACCCTTTTTCTTGATGAAGTTTCTTATATGACGCCATTACTGCAGTCCAGATTACTGCGCAGTTTAGAAGACGGTTTTTTTCGCCGAGAAGGTGAAGAAAAGCCACGAAAATTTAATATTAGATTTATCAGCGCCAGCAGCCAAGATTTAAACGAACTGGTCAATGAAGATAAGTTTCGTCAAGATTTGTTGCACTTGATAAATACTTTTGAACTGAAAATACCTGCACTAAGAGAACGAATGAAAGACATTGTTCCTTTAGCAGAGCACTTTGTATACAAAGCCGTTGAGCTTAATCATCGAGAAAATGTCATCATTGAGCAGGCATGCCTTGAGTTTATCGAAACTTATCCATGGCCTGGTAATGTCAGACAATTAGAAAACGTGATGTTACGTGCCGTTTCACTATTAGAAGGTGAAGTACTTACCATTGAAAGTCTTAACTTACCGGTTTACAGCCCTGAACAAGGGTATTTAGAAGGGCAATTTGTTGGAACTTTAGAACAAGCGGTTAAAGGTTTTGAAGCCGATTTACTGAGAAAACTCTATCCAGCTTTTCCCAGTACCCGACAATTGGCAAAAAAACTGGGTTTAAGCCATACCGCCATCGCGAACAAATTGCGTGAGTACAATATCAATAAAAAAACCGTAAAAATATAA
- a CDS encoding DUF3014 domain-containing protein, whose product MSEQLSNNSIDDKEGRSSTVVFILIFCVVVATFVYLLIDEEQEQVGSPQTIIDESEVIITTEELEQPPELANPVAEPQNVETITEPDPIEPIKPKIALPKLEASDEFILAKISEISWRKELLDLIVTEDVIRRAVVFTDNFARGDLAYTHLPVKEPDGSFLTDTQGQDNEVFTISDVNQQRYLPYIDLLNSFEPETLVAQFIQTKPLFEKAFNELGYPNLTFDDVLQQAIDRVLDMRVINEDVELVRPNVIYQYKDSDLEAMSPADKFLLRIGKENLLQLKAVALELNNQLNLQKN is encoded by the coding sequence GTGTCAGAGCAATTATCTAACAATTCAATCGATGACAAAGAAGGACGCTCTTCTACGGTCGTTTTTATCCTGATTTTCTGTGTTGTTGTTGCAACCTTTGTCTATTTACTTATCGATGAAGAGCAGGAGCAGGTTGGATCGCCTCAAACAATCATTGATGAATCAGAAGTGATCATCACCACGGAAGAGTTAGAACAACCGCCTGAGCTCGCGAACCCTGTTGCAGAACCGCAAAATGTTGAAACAATCACAGAACCTGATCCAATAGAGCCGATAAAACCTAAAATTGCCTTACCAAAACTGGAAGCCAGCGATGAGTTTATTTTGGCAAAAATCAGTGAAATTAGTTGGCGCAAAGAATTGTTAGACCTAATTGTCACTGAGGATGTGATCCGCCGAGCAGTGGTATTTACCGATAATTTTGCTCGCGGTGACTTAGCCTATACGCATTTACCAGTGAAAGAGCCCGATGGCAGCTTTTTGACCGATACTCAAGGGCAAGATAACGAGGTCTTTACCATCTCGGATGTTAATCAACAAAGGTACCTTCCTTATATTGATTTACTTAATTCATTTGAACCAGAAACCTTGGTTGCGCAGTTTATCCAAACTAAGCCTTTATTTGAAAAAGCCTTTAATGAACTCGGCTATCCTAATTTAACCTTTGATGATGTATTGCAACAAGCTATTGACCGCGTGTTAGATATGCGTGTTATTAACGAAGACGTTGAGTTAGTTCGCCCTAATGTTATATACCAATATAAAGATTCAGACTTAGAAGCTATGTCACCTGCAGATAAGTTCCTGCTCCGTATTGGTAAAGAAAACTTACTGCAACTGAAAGCCGTCGCCCTAGAGCTCAATAACCAATTAAATTTACAAAAAAACTAG
- a CDS encoding YcjF family protein produces the protein MNPVDKELNQQILFDDDLLSTDAKTNDKMPEQQVVLPETAWQPVEEFIEQPESITKSKPRWLWRIAGLAFTGVVVYELIDFFIEGFAKSPIITSVYAVLATSIGVIAGLTVSKELWSLRQFNRQQKQQAQAKALLTHQQSFDAKDFCQQISKQLPIDQINQDQERWLNSIESHHSEEDILQLYSQQVLTDVDKQALSSISKLSTEVVLLVAISPIAVVDMLILLWRNFRLIDKVAGLYGVRLGFWARIGLIKRVFRNMIFAGATEIIADVGVDLLGVDALGRLSTRAAQGLGAGMLTARLGLQTMSLCRPIPFIEQPPGISHVRRQVITQVKALLTSSHAGNADK, from the coding sequence ATGAATCCTGTCGATAAAGAGTTAAACCAACAAATATTATTTGATGATGATTTGCTATCAACCGATGCAAAGACAAACGACAAGATGCCTGAGCAACAAGTGGTGTTGCCAGAAACGGCTTGGCAGCCGGTTGAAGAGTTTATTGAGCAACCCGAGAGCATAACAAAGAGCAAACCTCGTTGGCTGTGGCGCATTGCCGGACTCGCGTTTACAGGGGTTGTGGTTTATGAATTAATCGACTTTTTTATTGAAGGCTTTGCTAAGTCGCCCATTATTACCTCGGTTTATGCGGTGTTAGCCACCAGTATTGGGGTTATTGCAGGACTCACCGTGAGCAAAGAGTTATGGAGCTTGCGCCAATTTAATCGACAACAAAAACAACAAGCTCAAGCAAAAGCACTGTTAACGCATCAACAAAGCTTTGACGCTAAGGATTTTTGTCAGCAAATAAGCAAACAATTACCCATAGATCAAATTAACCAAGATCAAGAGCGTTGGCTTAACAGTATTGAAAGTCATCACAGTGAAGAAGATATTCTACAACTGTATAGCCAACAGGTATTAACCGACGTCGATAAGCAAGCGTTAAGCTCAATTTCAAAACTCTCAACCGAAGTCGTGCTCTTGGTGGCTATTAGCCCTATAGCCGTGGTGGATATGCTGATATTACTTTGGCGAAACTTTAGGCTCATTGACAAAGTTGCAGGCTTATATGGTGTTCGCCTTGGTTTTTGGGCTCGAATTGGCTTAATTAAACGCGTATTTAGAAATATGATCTTTGCCGGAGCAACTGAAATCATTGCCGATGTTGGTGTTGATTTACTCGGAGTAGATGCTTTGGGAAGATTATCCACTCGGGCTGCTCAAGGCCTAGGCGCGGGTATGCTCACTGCTCGATTAGGCCTACAAACCATGTCATTGTGTCGCCCGATCCCCTTTATAGAGCAACCTCCAGGTATCAGCCATGTTCGGCGACAAGTTATCACGCAAGTAAAAGCGTTACTAACGTCTTCTCATGCTGGCAACGCAGATAAATAA
- the phhA gene encoding phenylalanine 4-monooxygenase yields the protein MSKTTKYVSKQANEDGFIAWTEQENSIWQRLYKRQLACIKNKACDEFLQGLSLLNLPQDKVPQLIDVSKVLLEHTGWQCYQVPALIGFEQFFQLLSERKFPVATFIRSEDEFDYLQEPDIFHEIFGHCPLLTNKDFANFTQKYGELGLKASKEDRVYLARLYWFTVEFGLVQTEQGLKIYGGGILSSPEETLYSLADSKAIRKPLDPLDAMRTPYRIDILQPIYFILNNIHDLDALSKKDLVGLVQQAKKLGLHQPLFKPKDIPQAS from the coding sequence GTGTCGAAAACTACGAAATATGTTTCAAAACAAGCCAATGAAGACGGCTTTATTGCGTGGACTGAGCAAGAAAACAGTATTTGGCAACGCTTGTATAAGCGACAATTGGCGTGTATTAAAAATAAAGCATGTGATGAGTTTCTCCAAGGTTTGAGCTTGCTTAATTTACCTCAAGATAAGGTGCCTCAATTAATAGATGTTAGTAAAGTGTTGCTCGAGCATACCGGCTGGCAGTGTTACCAAGTGCCGGCTTTAATTGGTTTTGAACAGTTTTTTCAATTACTCTCAGAGCGTAAATTTCCCGTTGCGACCTTTATTCGCAGTGAAGATGAATTTGATTATTTGCAAGAACCCGATATTTTCCATGAAATTTTTGGTCACTGCCCGTTATTAACCAATAAAGATTTTGCTAACTTTACCCAAAAGTATGGCGAACTCGGGCTAAAGGCCAGTAAAGAAGATCGGGTTTACTTAGCTCGACTATATTGGTTTACCGTTGAATTTGGTTTAGTACAAACCGAGCAAGGATTAAAAATATACGGTGGTGGGATTTTATCCTCACCTGAGGAAACGTTATATTCTCTCGCCGATAGTAAAGCAATTCGAAAACCGCTTGACCCTTTAGATGCGATGCGAACACCGTATCGGATCGACATTTTGCAACCCATATACTTTATCCTTAATAACATTCATGATCTTGATGCGTTAAGTAAAAAGGATTTAGTTGGTTTAGTTCAACAGGCGAAAAAATTGGGGTTGCATCAGCCTTTGTTCAAGCCAAAAGACATACCCCAAGCAAGTTAA